A stretch of DNA from Thalassococcus arenae:
TTTCCAAGGCGAGATCGTATCCTTTGACAGCCGGATCGATGAGGTCACCCGCAGTGTGACCGTCAGGGCGCGTGTCGCGAATCCGGACGGAACACTCTGGCCGGGCATGACGTTCACCGCGCGGCTCAGCAACCTCAGCGAACCGCTTTTGGTGGTGCCGGCAACAGCCATCACATGGTCCCGCGATGGTGCAAGTGTCTGGTACGAAGATGAGGGCCACGCGCAGAGCATCCCGGTCACGATCCTTCACCGCCGCGACGAGAACGTCTGGCTGGACGCTGATCTGCCAGCGGGCACGATGGTTATCATTGAGGGCGCACACAAGCTGCGCCAGGGCGCTGCGGTCACAGATGCGAATGCCGAGCCGCAGCAGCCCGATCAGGAGTCGAAATGAGCACCCCAAAACTCCAGCGGGCGGCCTCCGGGTTCGCCGACCTGTTCGTTGCACGACCCATTTTCGGGTTTGTCATCAGCCTATTGATAGTGATCGCGGGGATGGCGGCGATGACCGCCGTCGATGTGCGGGAAATGCCGGATGTCGATCAGCCAGTACTTTCAATCCGAACTGAATATGAAGGCGCAACACCTGCAACGGTCGATCAGGAAATCACGCAGGTTCTGGAAGATGCGCTGAGCGCGCTGGAGGGCCTGTCCTACATCGAAGCCAGCTCAACCAATGGGATGAGCAGCATTACGATCGATCTGTCAGATGATACCGACATCGACGTGGCCGCCAACGAAGCGCGCGAAATCATCTCTGCAACAGCGCGTCAGCTTCCAAGCGATCTTGACGACGATCCGACCGTGTCGAAATCTGACATCAACGCGAGTGCCATCATTCGCCTGGCCGTGCTGGGCGATGCAACACTGGACGAGTTGACCGCCATCGCGGAGGGTCGGATCTACGATCGACTGTCACTCATTGATGGTATCGCTGAAGTCACGATCCGGGGCGACAGGCCGAACGAGTTTCGCGTGACACTCGATGATCGTCTCCTGCTGAGCCGCGGCCTGACTGTCTTCGACGTGACAGAAGCGCTTGCAGACCTGCGCGACGATACGCCCTTGGGCGCGCTGGAAACCGATAAGCAGACGATTGCCTTGCAGGTCGGAAATGCCGATGTCACCGTCGATAGCATCGGCCAGATCCTGATAAACAACACCACGCGGGTCGCAGATGTCGCGCTGGTTCAATTGCTACCCGAAGACACCGATGTGACAACCCGCGTCAACGGGCAGACCGCCATCGGCCTCGATATCACCCGCCAATCCGAGGGCAACACGCTCGAAATCTCGACGGCCGTGCGCGCCGCCGTGGAAGAGCTGCGCGCGGAGCTGCCAGAGGGTGTCGAGCTTATCATCTCGACCGATGACGGTGTGTTTATCGAAGGTGCTTTAACCGAGGTCATCAAATCCATCGGTTTGGCCACCGTCATCGTAGTACTCGTGATCTTTGCCTTCCTGCGCTCCTTGCGTGCAACCTTGATCCCCGCTGTCACAATCCCGGTTGCGTTGGTTGGTACCGTTGCGGCCGTTTGGCTAACGGGGTTTTCGATCAACACGATCAGCCTCTTGGCATTGGTTCTCGCGACGGGGATGGTCGTGGACGACTCCATCGTTGTGGTCGAGAACATCGTGCGGAAGCGGAAAGACGGCATGGGGGCGTTCGCGGCTGCCGCAGCAGGCACCAATGAGGTTTTCTTTGCTGTCATTTCGACCACGGCAACGCTTGCAGCCGTATTCATTCCCATTTCGTTTCTTCCCGGACAAGCGGGCGGCGTCTTCAGCGAATTCGGCTTCGTCCTTGCCTTCGCGGTGACACTGTCGTCCGTCGCAGCGCTGACGCTGGCACCCGTTCTGGCGGCTCTCCTGGACCCCGGCAGAGAGACGCAAAAAACTCCGCAGGCCCCGCAGACTCCAAGTCGCCTCGCGCGCGGCTTTGACTGGGTGATGGATCGCGCCATTCGTGCACCCCTGCTCGTCGTGGCTATAGCGTTCGGATTTGCGCTGATCGCAGCCGGTGTGGCTGGGACGCTGACCTCGACCATCACGCCGACCGAGGACCGCGGCTATTTCCTGATTCAGGCCCGTGGGTCATCCGATACGACCGCCGAATACCTTGATGAGCAAGTGGCACAGATCGAAGACGTTCTCGCGCCGTTTCAGGAAAGCGGGCAGATCAGTTCGGTTCAAAGCATCATCGGCATCGGCGGCGGCACGACGGCCTTCATCGTCGTGCGTCTGCCGGATTGGTCGGATCGTGACTGGTCCCAACAAGAGTTGATGGGACCGATCAACGGGATGCTTTCGGCCGTGCCAGGGGTGCAGGTCTTCGCAATCTCGCCAAACAGCCTCAATATTCGCGGCGGCGGCAACGGGCTGACCTTTGCGGTAAGTGGGACCAATGTCGATGACATGACCGAAGCCGCCGACGCGCTTGTTTCCGTCATGGCTCGGGACGATGCCTTTTCCAATCCACAGGTTTCGGGCGACAGCGTGCAGGCACAATATGAGATCACCGTGGATCAGGAGATGGCGGCGGTTTTTGGTCTCAGCGAGGCCGATATCACCAGAACGATCAGCGCCCTGACACAAGGCTCGGTACCCGTCAGCGTGTTCCTCGATGACACCGAAACCGACGTACGCGTGGTCCCGGGCGGGCCGCCCATCAACGATCCAAATGATCTGGAGGGGATTCAACTCCGCATGCCAAGTGGTGAATATGTGCCGCTCTCGTCCGTGGCGACGCTGATCCCGGTGGTCAGCCAATCCTCGATCGAACGTCAGGGCGGCACACTGGCGGTTTCGATACAGTCCAACCTTGTCAGCGGTGTCGATCTGGGCGAGGCGATGGCTCGTGTCGAGGCGCTGGCCACCGAAACCCTGCCGGAGGGCATGGGGATTGTGTACACGGGCGAAGCCGCTTCGCTGAGCGATAGCCAGTCGGGCATGTATATGGTGTTCGGCGTCGCTGCGATTGTCGTATTCCTTGTTCTGGCCGCGCAATTCGAAAGCATCGCAAGTGCTGTCGTCATCATGCTGACCGTGCCCTTCGGCCTTGCCGCAGCGCTGCTGGCTATTTCGATCACCGGCGGTTCGCTGAACTATTACAGCCAGATCGGATTGGTTTTGCTGATCGGCGTGATGGCCAAGAACGGCATTCTGATCGTTGAATTTGCCAACCAGCTTCGCGAGGCCGGACAGGATATCGACAGCGCCATTCGCGACGCCCTGCGCCTGCGCATTCGGCCGGTGATGATGACGATGGTGTCCACCGTCTTCGGCGGCCTGCCCCTTGTCCTGTCGTCGGGCGCCGGTGCCGAGGCGCGCGTTGCGGTCGGTTGGGTCATCGTCGGCGGACTGGGCTTTGCCACCGTCTTCACCCTGTTCCTCACGCCGGTGTTTTACCGCTGGATAAGCGTCTGGGGCGCAGAGCCCGGCGTGTCTGCCCGCCGTTTGCAGCAGGAACGCGACATGCTGACGGCGGCGGAATAGGTTTGAAATACAATCATGGCACGGCCGCCGGACGGCCGCGCCATAAAAGAGTAGGGCCTAGTCGGCCAATCCGGCAAATGACCGGATGTCTGTGCCCTCGGCCTGTCGCTTGGCTGTGTAATCGCCGAACATCACGATAGCACCCGGGTCTTCCCATTCGGCCAGACCTTTGCGGTAGCTCGGCCGCAGCCGCATCCGCCCATACCATTGTGCAAGATGCGGCGTGTGCTCGAACGGTCAGCCCATCAGATCGAACCGGTGCGCGTTTGGCATCCATGCCACGTCTTCCAATGACATCCGGTCGCCCGCCAGAAAGGCACGCCCGTCACTTAGCCGCGCATCAAGAAAGTCGAAATCATCGCGGGTGCGAATAACGGCCTGTTCAATGCGGTCACGGTCAAATCCCGCTGCGAAATCGCGGTAGAACGCGGTCAGCCAGTCGTTCTTGTGGTTTTGCTGAAAAGCCTGCGCTACCTCGTCCGATTTCGCAGGCGCGCCGCGAAACAGAAACTCAAAGGTCAACAGCTTCAGATCCAGTTGAGCCTTGTCCGACCGTGCAAGCACCTCGGGTGAGGCCCCTATCATCAACGGGCTATCCTGACCCGCGACATGTTGAATGATATCGATGCTTTCAATAATCAGGCGCCCGTCATCCACAAGTGCCGGAACGACGCCCTTGGGGTGAATTGCCTGATAGGCTGCGGAGGCGTGTTCACCGCGTTCAAGATCGACCGGATGACTTTCATATGTCTTGCCCATTTCGGCCAGAACTATGCGCACCCGCTGCGAACAGCTCGACATTGGAGCGTGCCACAGGTGCAGGCCCTTCAGGGTTTTCAGGCTTTGATCTTGTGGTTCAATCTCGGGCATTGCCGATCCTTAAAAGGCGACCTTATCGCCTCCCTTGAGGTCCAGGATTTCGCGGGCTTCGTCAGGTGTGGCAACCTCGCAGCCCAGATCCTCGACGATACGGCGGATTTTGGCGACCTGCTGGGCGTTGCTGTCGGCCAGCTTGCCACGGCTGATGAATAGGCTGTCCTCCAGTCCGACACGAACGTTGCCGCCCATCTGGCTGGCGGTGGTCGCAAGGTTCATCTGCGATCCACCCGCCCCCAGAACGGACCAGCGGTAATCATCGCCGAACAGCCGATCTGCGGTGCGTTTCATGAACACCAGATTATCAACCTCCGGCCCGATGCCACCCAAAATACCAAAGATGAACTGGATGAAGATCGGTGCCTTGAACAGCCCGATATCCATGCAGAATTTCAGGTTATAGAGGTGGCCAACGTCATAGCACTCATGCTCGAACTTGATGTCATGGGGGGCCAACGTCTCGGCCGCTTCCTTGATGTCACGGAAGGTATTGCGGAAGATGTTTCCGTCGGAATTGGCGACGTAATCCTTCTCCCAGTCGAATTTCCAGTCGTCGTCGCTGTAGCGGTTGGCGAGTGGATGGAAAGAAAAGTTCATCGAGCCCATATTCATCGAACACATCTCTGGGCTGAAAGTCTTGGCCGGAGTGATCCGATCCTGGATCGACAGCGACAGAGAGCCGCCGGTGGAGATGTTCACCACCGCATCCGTCGCCTGCTTGATCCGTGGCAGGAAGGGCTGGAAATCCTTCACATCAACCGAGGGCGCACCGGTTTCGTTGTCGCGGGCATGCAAGTGCAAGATCGACGCGCCAGCCTCGGCCGCCTCCATCGCCTGTTGGGCGATGTCGTCATACGTATAGGGCAGCGCGTCCGACATGGTGGGCGTGTGGATCGCGCCCGTTATGGCGCAGGTGATGATTGTCTTCTGGCGAGCCATTATGGCCTCCTTAGCTGTCTTTGTGTCGCTCGACGCGGTAGCCGAGCGGGAAGAGTTGCAAGTTGAAACGCTGGCTGATGAAACCCCAGACCCCTTGCGGTGCTTTGAGCATCACCACGATGGCCACGAGGCCGAGGACCATGAGGTAAATGGTGCCGAGGTCCGCGAGGGTTTCGCGCAGCAGGAAGAAGATTAGCGTGCCGATGATCGGGCCTTCGATTGTCCCGATGCCGCCGATGACCACGATGAAGATCACAAAAGCGGTCCAGTCATTGACGCTGAACGCGGCATCGGGGGAAATCCGCAGCTTTTGCAGGAAGATAAGCGCGCCGATGACGGCTGTGAGACCAGAGGTCACGACATAGACGACGAACTTCGTTCGCCAAATGTCGATGCCCAGAGACGCGGACGCCAGTTCATTGTCACGGATCGCTGTTAACGCCAGCCCCTTGCGTGAGCGCAACATCAGGTAGACAGTGGTAACGACAAACAGCGCCGCGCCCAAGGCCAGCCAATAAGCAAGCGCCTCGCGCTCGGATCGGCCATCCGCCATTGAACGCACGATGTCTGTTGGCAAAGAGGTGCCAGAGCCGCCGCCCAGAGCGGAAACCTGTGCAAACGACAGCCGGAAAACCTCTGCCATGACCCAGGTGCCAATGGCGAAGTAAGCGCCCCGCAGCCGGAAGATCAACGCGGCAACAGGGATCGAGATCAGCGCGCCCAGAACACCCGCCAGCGCGATGGCGACCAGCGGCGGCAGACCCGCAAAGATGGTCAGCGCAAACAGCATGTAGCCGCCAAAGCCGACATAGGCCTGTTGCCCGACCGAGACCAAACCAGCGTAGCCCGCCAGCAGGTTCCATAATGAGGCCAAGGCGAGGTAGAGGAATATCTCGCCCATCAGCCGCAAATCGGCACGGCCCGCCCAATATGGCGCGGCGATCAGAATGACCACGATCAACGCAGCCAGAATAGCGGCCACTTTCGCGGCGTTTGATGTGCGGCTTATCCGGATATCGGTTTTCATCCGCTGATCCTCGGGAAAAGGCCGTTGGGACGTACGGCAAGAATGACGAGAAAGGCGATATGGCCGGCCAAGAGTTGCCAACCGGGATTGATCGTTGCGCCCACGGTCTGGGCGACGCCTAGGATGACACCGCCAACCAAAGTGCCCCAGAGGTTGCCTAAGCCACCGATGATCACGGCCTCGAAGCCAAAGATCAGCCGCCCGCCGCCCACTGAGGGATCAAAGCTAGTGCGGATGCCCAAGAGAATGCCCGCCACAGCTGTTACCGCCAGCGAAAGTGCCATGGCCATTCCAAACACATGCCGCTTGTTAAGCCCCATGAGCTGCGCGATGTCCTGATTATCCGAAGTGGCGCGAAACGCGCGACCCAAAGGCGTTCGATAGAAAACCCACTGCAACCCCGCGATCACCGCAACAGCAATGGCGAAGGTCAGGAGCGGTAGCACGCCGAGCGAAAGTGGGCCGAGCGCGACCGAGGCGGTCTCCAAGGCACCTGCGTCCATCTTCTGCGGGTCAGCTGAATAGCCTTCGAGAAGAGCATTCTGGATGATCACCGACAGCCCGAAGGTCACCAGCAACGGCGGCAGGATATCATCGCCAAGGGTGTGGTTCAGAACCCCGCGTTGCAAACAGTACCCGATCCCCGCCATTGCCGGTACCACCACGATCAGCGCCACCACCGGATGCACCCCCAGAACCACGGTCGTGGTCAACCCGAGGTAGGCAGCAAGCACGATCAGATCACCATGCGCGATATTGACCAGCCGCATGACACCAAAAATCAGCGACAACCCCGCCGCGAAAAGCGCGTAAAGCCCGCCCAGCAAAGTGCCCTGAACAACCGCATTCAAAAAATCCATGTCATTCCACTCCGAAATAGG
This window harbors:
- a CDS encoding efflux RND transporter permease subunit; the protein is MSTPKLQRAASGFADLFVARPIFGFVISLLIVIAGMAAMTAVDVREMPDVDQPVLSIRTEYEGATPATVDQEITQVLEDALSALEGLSYIEASSTNGMSSITIDLSDDTDIDVAANEAREIISATARQLPSDLDDDPTVSKSDINASAIIRLAVLGDATLDELTAIAEGRIYDRLSLIDGIAEVTIRGDRPNEFRVTLDDRLLLSRGLTVFDVTEALADLRDDTPLGALETDKQTIALQVGNADVTVDSIGQILINNTTRVADVALVQLLPEDTDVTTRVNGQTAIGLDITRQSEGNTLEISTAVRAAVEELRAELPEGVELIISTDDGVFIEGALTEVIKSIGLATVIVVLVIFAFLRSLRATLIPAVTIPVALVGTVAAVWLTGFSINTISLLALVLATGMVVDDSIVVVENIVRKRKDGMGAFAAAAAGTNEVFFAVISTTATLAAVFIPISFLPGQAGGVFSEFGFVLAFAVTLSSVAALTLAPVLAALLDPGRETQKTPQAPQTPSRLARGFDWVMDRAIRAPLLVVAIAFGFALIAAGVAGTLTSTITPTEDRGYFLIQARGSSDTTAEYLDEQVAQIEDVLAPFQESGQISSVQSIIGIGGGTTAFIVVRLPDWSDRDWSQQELMGPINGMLSAVPGVQVFAISPNSLNIRGGGNGLTFAVSGTNVDDMTEAADALVSVMARDDAFSNPQVSGDSVQAQYEITVDQEMAAVFGLSEADITRTISALTQGSVPVSVFLDDTETDVRVVPGGPPINDPNDLEGIQLRMPSGEYVPLSSVATLIPVVSQSSIERQGGTLAVSIQSNLVSGVDLGEAMARVEALATETLPEGMGIVYTGEAASLSDSQSGMYMVFGVAAIVVFLVLAAQFESIASAVVIMLTVPFGLAAALLAISITGGSLNYYSQIGLVLLIGVMAKNGILIVEFANQLREAGQDIDSAIRDALRLRIRPVMMTMVSTVFGGLPLVLSSGAGAEARVAVGWVIVGGLGFATVFTLFLTPVFYRWISVWGAEPGVSARRLQQERDMLTAAE
- a CDS encoding glutathione S-transferase family protein, with protein sequence MPEIEPQDQSLKTLKGLHLWHAPMSSCSQRVRIVLAEMGKTYESHPVDLERGEHASAAYQAIHPKGVVPALVDDGRLIIESIDIIQHVAGQDSPLMIGASPEVLARSDKAQLDLKLLTFEFLFRGAPAKSDEVAQAFQQNHKNDWLTAFYRDFAAGFDRDRIEQAVIRTRDDFDFLDARLSDGRAFLAGDRMSLEDVAWMPNAHRFDLMG
- a CDS encoding 3-keto-5-aminohexanoate cleavage protein; the encoded protein is MARQKTIITCAITGAIHTPTMSDALPYTYDDIAQQAMEAAEAGASILHLHARDNETGAPSVDVKDFQPFLPRIKQATDAVVNISTGGSLSLSIQDRITPAKTFSPEMCSMNMGSMNFSFHPLANRYSDDDWKFDWEKDYVANSDGNIFRNTFRDIKEAAETLAPHDIKFEHECYDVGHLYNLKFCMDIGLFKAPIFIQFIFGILGGIGPEVDNLVFMKRTADRLFGDDYRWSVLGAGGSQMNLATTASQMGGNVRVGLEDSLFISRGKLADSNAQQVAKIRRIVEDLGCEVATPDEAREILDLKGGDKVAF
- a CDS encoding branched-chain amino acid ABC transporter permease translates to MKTDIRISRTSNAAKVAAILAALIVVILIAAPYWAGRADLRLMGEIFLYLALASLWNLLAGYAGLVSVGQQAYVGFGGYMLFALTIFAGLPPLVAIALAGVLGALISIPVAALIFRLRGAYFAIGTWVMAEVFRLSFAQVSALGGGSGTSLPTDIVRSMADGRSEREALAYWLALGAALFVVTTVYLMLRSRKGLALTAIRDNELASASLGIDIWRTKFVVYVVTSGLTAVIGALIFLQKLRISPDAAFSVNDWTAFVIFIVVIGGIGTIEGPIIGTLIFFLLRETLADLGTIYLMVLGLVAIVVMLKAPQGVWGFISQRFNLQLFPLGYRVERHKDS
- a CDS encoding branched-chain amino acid ABC transporter permease, giving the protein MDFLNAVVQGTLLGGLYALFAAGLSLIFGVMRLVNIAHGDLIVLAAYLGLTTTVVLGVHPVVALIVVVPAMAGIGYCLQRGVLNHTLGDDILPPLLVTFGLSVIIQNALLEGYSADPQKMDAGALETASVALGPLSLGVLPLLTFAIAVAVIAGLQWVFYRTPLGRAFRATSDNQDIAQLMGLNKRHVFGMAMALSLAVTAVAGILLGIRTSFDPSVGGGRLIFGFEAVIIGGLGNLWGTLVGGVILGVAQTVGATINPGWQLLAGHIAFLVILAVRPNGLFPRISG